The Psychrobacillus sp. FSL K6-2836 nucleotide sequence GTTCAATTTCATCGTACGAAATACCCCAGTCTTGAATAGTAACTCCTGCAGGTATTTTACTCTCTCCGTATTTTTCAATCGTTTTACTGCGAATTTGAAAATCGTATGGGAAATAGCGATATGTTTGACCACCCCAGTGAGCTCCGCCGCCGCCAGTACCAGTTCCTACTACAAATGCACCTTCATCACGTACTGGTTTTGCTGCATCGTTTAATGTATTACGGAATGTAATCGTATCCTTTGTTAACTTTTGCATTAATTCTTTATGAATATTATATTTTAGTTCATCATGACCGTGTAAATAGTCTTCGATTGATCTTTCTACTCCACGTTCTAATCCAACAACATGGTAGCCTGCTTTCGTTAGTTCTGCAGCAACAATACCGCCTGTCCAGCCCATACCTGTTGTTACTATATCAACCTTAGGTAATTTTGTAACCATTGTAATCCTCCTCGTGTTGTTTCAACTTATGAATGTTTGTGTCCGCCTAAACTGATTGGCTCTATTAATACAAATTCCTCTTCTTCTAAATAGGATGTATAAGACATTTGAGCTCCTGGGAATTCTTTCATTTTCCAACCGGCCATGTTTTTATTTCCCCCGTAAAGTGGATCTGAGAAGCAACCTTGCAAAGTAAGGGTTCTAAGTAATGCAAAGAATGCTGCTGAATTTACTAAATCCATTTCGACTTCTCCTGCTTGGAAAGAAGTAAGGATGGCAATTTGTTGCTCTTCGGTTAAATCTTTAAAGACCGTGCCTTCATGCTCTTTTTCCGAAACCTCATTTAGCTTGCGAACCCCCTGTAGCATAATTTCGGCTTTGTCGAGTGGGACTTCCCCTGGTTGGAAAGGACCTTTTCTATAATCATCCGTACTGATACCCCAAGGGCTAGCTAGTTGTTTATCAATAAAATAAGGTGCTCCTAGAGTTATAGCCCCTGGTCCATGCTCATCCTCTGGATAAATAAGTTCAGCTGCTGTGCTAAGTGCATCAAAATCTTTTTGACGTACAAAAAACTGACGTGTATCACTATAATCGATTGCAGTATGAGTAGCTCCACTTGTTTTCGTATGACTAGTTGTTTCTGTTTTTCCACCAACTAAAGTACCGAGGGCTCCTCCTAAAACAAGACCACCAACAGTTAACCCAGAATTTTTGATAAATGTACGTCTAGATGAACGATTATCTAAAATAGGATTATTTTTTTCCTGCTTTGACATATTCAAATCCTCCAATTATGTAAAAAGTATTAATGTACAATTGCTTGCCAATTATAAACGATTGAAAATAATGCCGTGCTTACTAATAAAGCTACGATAAAACTTGTATATTTTTTTCCTGTCCAACAAGCAACAATAATGGACAAGCCAATTGCTGCACCAATTAATGCGAACCAAGGAAAAATGGTATTATTAAAATGAAGAAAAAGTGCAAAATCGGCTACGATAAATAGAGCAAATAAAAACTGATTCAATATTTTTAATTCTTCTAAATTATATTGGGTCACATTATCTCTCCTTTTAAATATTATTTCTGTGGAATAATAATTATTTTGTAATTATTACAAACAATGACAGTGTAACAATTTTGTAATATGTCCACAATCATTAATGCAAGGCTAAACGACTACTTACTCAACACTCAGAGTATAAGTGTTTGATAGAAAAGTTTATTTTGAATCTTCCATTAACTGGACTAGTTATATAAACTAATTGGGTAGTATTGCATAAAAAGATGATTATTTTCCGACCTACCTAGCTAAGAATCGTATTATATCAATCATCTACGCCTTAGGTCTTAGTCATTTTCCATCTTAAGTACGTATGGAATAATCAGCAAATAGAGCATGATTAAAATAATAGAATTGAGGCAAAAATGTCTCTTATGAACGAGGTGGCAAAATGGGGAAAAAGATTTATATAATTCTTAGTAATACGGGTACATTATTTTCGAAGGCTATTGGCATGTATACAAAAAAAGATTTAAACCATGCCTCCATTGCTTTTGATGAAGAGTTAAATGAGATGTATAGCTTCGGTCGGAAAAGTAGTCATAATCCATTCAATGGAGGGTTCATTAAGGAGAATCCTACTGAAGGACTGTTTCAAAGAGCGACCTGTGCTATATATGAGTGCGAGGTGACAGATTCCGAATATTTGGGGATGAAAAATAAAATTAGCCAGATGGAAAAGCAGAAACAACTATACAAATATAATTTAATAGGTTTGGTGTTTGTTGCTATAAATATTGAAATGGAGCGTGAGAATGCTTTCTTTTGCTCTCAATTTGTCGCAACAATTATGAAAGAATGTCCATCTTCGCGACTACAGGTTGCACCACCTTTGGCTCAACCACATCACTTTGAACAACTTTCAGCCTTAACCTTAAAATTTAAGGGGAATCTGCAAACATATGTGAGTAGTAAAAGGAATGTAGAGCAACCGATTCATGTATCAGTTTGGAGAAAATATGCCTTATCGATAGCAAGCTTTATGTAATATTGGAATATTTACTCATTGTTCTGGACAGTATATAGGAGAATGTAAATTCTATCTAAATGTCTAGGAGGATGAAGAGTGGCAGAAGAACAAACAAACTACGATACAAATGTGGAAAATGAGGATACGCTCACGAATAGACAGGGACATCCCGTAACGAATAATCAGCATATGAGAACGGTTGGAAACAGAGGGCCGGCTACTTTAGAAAACTATGATTTCATTGAAAAAATTAGTCACTTTGACAGAGAACGAGTACCAGAGCGCGTCGTACATGCACGTGGTGCAGGTGCGCATGGTTATTTCGAAGCGTATGGTGCTGTTGGGGATGAGAAAGTATCTAAATATACTCGAGCTAAATTATTTCAGGAGAAGGGGAAGAAAACGCCTGTATTTGTTCGCTTTTCTTCCGTTATTCACGGAGGACATTCTCCCGAAACATTGCGTGATCCACGTGGATTTGCAGTGAAGTTTTATACAGAGGATGGAAACTGGGATTTAGTAGGGAATAATTTGAAGATATTCTTTATTCGTGATGCGATAAAGTTCCCAGATATGATTCATGCCTTTAAGCCAGATCCCGTAACGAATATTCAGGATTCTGAGCGCTTTTTTGATTTTTGTGCTAGTTCTCCTGAGTCCTTCCATATGGTGACTTTCGTATATTCTCCATGGGGGATTCCAGCAAACTATCGAATGATGCAAGGTTCTGGTGTGAATACGTACAAATGGGTAAATAGCGAAGGGAAAGCAGTTCTCGTGAAGTATCACTGGGAGCCGAAGCAAGGTATTCGTAACTTAACTCAAAAGGAAGCAGAGGAAATACAAGCGAAAAACTTTAATCATGCCACGCAAGATTTATATGATGCGATTGAAAAGGGAGATTTCCCCGAATGGGAGCTGCTAGTTCAAACGATGAGTGATGATGATCATCCAGAGCTCGATTTTGACCCATTAGATGATACGAAGCTTTGGCCAGAAGATTTATTCCCATGGAAGGCCGTGGGAAAAATGGTGTTAGATCGAAACCCTGAAGATTACTTTACAGAAGTGGAGCAGGCAGCATTTGGAACGGGCGTGCTCGTAGATGGATTGGACTTTTCAGACGATAAAATGCTGCAAGGTCGTACATTTTCGTATTCTGATACACAGCGACATCGTGTTGGAGCGAACTATTTACAGCTACCGATCAATGCGCCGAAAAAAAGAGTAGCAACCAATCAAAGTGGCGGACAAATGGCATACCGATTAGATAGAGGACCTTTCCAAAATCCACATATAAATTACGAACCGTCTATATTAGACGGCTTAAAGGAAGCAACTCAGACAGGTAAAGAGTACACTCCATTGATAAAAGGAAACTTAGTTCGAGAGTCTATCGAGCGTCAAAGTAATACAAAGCAAGCAGGAGAAACCTATCGGCAATTTGAGCAATGGGAAAAAACAGAGCTTATCGCTAATCTTGTTAATGACCTCTCTGCATGTGATCCACGAATTCAAGAAAGGATGATCGCTCTAGCGGAGGAAGCAGATGAAGACTATGGTCGACATTTAAGAGAAGGACTTGCTCATGCTAAAAATAATGGCTCCTCTCAAAAACCGTTGGGGAACAAAGACGGAGATAAAGCACCAGAAAAGGCAGTCAATAAAGGCCATGAAGCAGAACCATATTAATAATAATCGCCCTGCTCTCACTGGAGCAGGGTTTTCTATTGTGAACTCGGGCGGCTAGAGGAGAATGGTTGGCGTAAAGGTGTAGATTACGAGCTTATAAAGTGAGTCGTCGGGCGTACTGGGTACTTGCGGGCGGATATAGTAGAAGAGATGAATGAAGATAGGCATATTGCGGACAAGGTACGCTTGGGCGTATAGTCAAGGATTACGGGTGGATAGAGCAAGCCGGCAGGCGTTTTAGCATACTCATCCGTTGCACTTGCCTTTTGGCCATTGACCCGTGATTTCCCTCCTTGTGTAATTCCTATAAAGAAATATAATAAAGGAATAGAAGCAACTAAGGGGGTCTACATATGAGCTTACTTGCATTTGGAGCTATTTCATTGGTTATTTTGTTTGGTTTTTTTGCGCTTGCTATCGCTATATTTGTATTATTGAGGATGTCCAAAAAATAAAAGAGGCTGGGACAGAAGTAGAAATTTTATTGGATAAGGAGAAATCTTTACTAAATAATGGATATTTAATAAAAATGATTGAAATGGAGGGGCGACTCCTACGGGAATAGCATGACGCCTGAGACTACAGGCTCAGCCCACGCCCGTGGAAAGCGTCCCTGGAATGGAAATCAATTTTGTGCACAGCAAAAAAACAGCATTTTTCTAATTCAGAAAAATGCTGTTTTGGGGTTCTGTCCCAGTCTCTTTTATTAATAAGGATGTTTAATCCCTCTTTAGCAATCTGCAACGCTTTGGTTATCTCTGGTTTTTCATTAAACTAAGATTTTGTTATGATTAACATAAAACTAATTACATAGAATACAATTTTGGAGGAAATAAAATGAAGTTGGTTTCATGGAATGTGAACGGCTTAAGAGCTTGCGTGAAAAAAGGATTTCTGGAATATTTTAATGAAGTAAACGCAGATATTTTTTGTTTGCAGGAAACGAAGCTGCAGGCAGGTCAAATAGAGCTTCCATTGGATGGATATGAACAGTACTGGAATTATGCTTTGAAAAAAGGGTATTCTGGAACAGCAGTGTTTA carries:
- a CDS encoding gluconate 2-dehydrogenase subunit 3 family protein, with product MSKQEKNNPILDNRSSRRTFIKNSGLTVGGLVLGGALGTLVGGKTETTSHTKTSGATHTAIDYSDTRQFFVRQKDFDALSTAAELIYPEDEHGPGAITLGAPYFIDKQLASPWGISTDDYRKGPFQPGEVPLDKAEIMLQGVRKLNEVSEKEHEGTVFKDLTEEQQIAILTSFQAGEVEMDLVNSAAFFALLRTLTLQGCFSDPLYGGNKNMAGWKMKEFPGAQMSYTSYLEEEEFVLIEPISLGGHKHS
- a CDS encoding catalase gives rise to the protein MAEEQTNYDTNVENEDTLTNRQGHPVTNNQHMRTVGNRGPATLENYDFIEKISHFDRERVPERVVHARGAGAHGYFEAYGAVGDEKVSKYTRAKLFQEKGKKTPVFVRFSSVIHGGHSPETLRDPRGFAVKFYTEDGNWDLVGNNLKIFFIRDAIKFPDMIHAFKPDPVTNIQDSERFFDFCASSPESFHMVTFVYSPWGIPANYRMMQGSGVNTYKWVNSEGKAVLVKYHWEPKQGIRNLTQKEAEEIQAKNFNHATQDLYDAIEKGDFPEWELLVQTMSDDDHPELDFDPLDDTKLWPEDLFPWKAVGKMVLDRNPEDYFTEVEQAAFGTGVLVDGLDFSDDKMLQGRTFSYSDTQRHRVGANYLQLPINAPKKRVATNQSGGQMAYRLDRGPFQNPHINYEPSILDGLKEATQTGKEYTPLIKGNLVRESIERQSNTKQAGETYRQFEQWEKTELIANLVNDLSACDPRIQERMIALAEEADEDYGRHLREGLAHAKNNGSSQKPLGNKDGDKAPEKAVNKGHEAEPY